TGATGTGGAATTCTCCTGTTTCTCTTCCTCAAGAGAGCCTGCCTGTTCCTAGAGTGCCAACCGTAGTCCCTTTGCAGCTGATACCACTTCTTATTATGCCCACGAGTTCCACTAGGTACCATAAGGGCTAACAGTGTATTTGTGCAGGGTGGGACGCGACTCTGAATGGCCTAAAGCTCTGGGTGCTGCGTGGACTAATGGTGGACTTGGTGGCAGAAATTGGCACCTGGTGCTTTCCTGAAAGTGAAAAAAGAGGGCAGGAGGGCTGCATTGGGGGATTTGACATAAACTAGCAATCAGCGTTTGCACCAGTGAACTCTTGGAAAAACTCAAAAGTGAAAGTGGAAAGAGAGGTGTGAGGAGGGAGGTAAGGTTTACTTGAAATGtcgagtttttttttattaatctaagATCACAAAAGTAGAAttcgggaaaaaaaaaacaaaacaaaagttttatCGTTGAAGAACGGCGGGTCAAACCAAACCAAACCAGATTTGCTGTACGGGGCAGAGTCGGCGGTGAGGGTCTCCCCTAACAAGAACAGCCGCTCTGGCTGGGCGGGGGGTGTTCACTGAGGGGCGAGGGTTTGCTGTTGCTCACAATTGATTGGTTCGCGTCTACGCTCTCGTTCATCTTCTCGAAGATAATGTCCACCAGTCGTTCAAACACCTGCTTCACATTGATGTTATCCTTGGCGCTGGCCTCGAAGAACACAAATCCTGCAGAAAGGGATGGAAAGAAGgggagaggaagaaggaaaacgTTACTCGCTTGGAAACCTGGGTAACTAACTGAGCATTTACTGTGGGGCTGCCTGGCTAGAGGGAATCCGGAAAGGCACAGCCCTTCAAGTGGGACACACTGTGGACACTTAGTCGGAGCTAAAAGCCCACCAATTCGGCATCGAGTCCCTCCGGAAAATCCACATACTGCTTAAAGCAAAACACGCTTTGCACTGGCAGTACCCAAGTAAGTGGAATCGACCTTAGCTATAGAGcttttacagaaacatgaaaccCTGAAGCGTAAACCTCAACTCCTCTGCAAGCAGTGCCACAGACCCGGGGAGGGAATTCACAGATGGATTTATGATGTTCTTAGTCTATAAAAATACGTCAGTTACACCACTGGTCACAACGTCTGTGTTTTCCAGCCACAATGTCGCATTGCTGtaaatgtcttttttgtgtattttcccaGTGAACGCATTTTAAAGAAATTGCATTTGGTGGTTTCAGGCATTGCACGTGTTGTGTCTGATGTCAGTTTTGATCTGTTAGGTTTATCATTTTATAGACAGTTGCCGTCTCAATCTGCATTTCTTGGCCTTACCCAGCACTGTCAGGACGAGCTTCAGGCActgagaccctgaattggatgaagtgcTTGTGAGAATGTTATTCACGTCATTGAGGGAGAGGAtgcacaatttaaacagattgttattttcatgggaattgttacatatgcataatagagctattttacattacagtgagtaattaaccatagtaaaaaatagtaaaatgtaataaattgaaagaaaattatgtttcatgttgtgttagaggtattcgttctgtttggctttgaaattaacacgtaaatactttttaaacatacacttttactgtaaaacttcagtaaaaacaattttttaaattaccttttcgtcaatatcgcattgaattttgattccgtgtttggatgtTCATCGTGACAactcaacgtataactgcctgtgagtgaatttagtttctttctctctctaataaataaacagactttttcgaatgtttgtccctgtgatttgttaattgtcattgtaaaagctaacgggaaactgtaaacgttttaatacgaatggcatatcaagatttcctttggtgtctaatatcacccctgaagatggactacatgaCCTTTCTTGTTAAAAcgttacatgttagaattgttggACCAATTTTGAAtccaactaatcttgtcctattgcatagcccatcactcagacataaattacgcaataacattacgatacgtccttctttcaacagtaattcatgcggaggaagaccagacggtgttaacggttgtcgatattctttgtgatattgtaagttgatgttttcatcttccacaccatcaccaccaactgtttcagcagagtctattgatacgcatttaaccaatttgctgtgtaaccaattttaaacaatttttgcgttaattcgttCATCGTTTCTCACCCGTGTACACTTTACTTCttttgataaccctttgtgatgaaattcttcaataagctTTGGACATAacacgtcttcttttattggggaacttaaaatgaggaacacgtaaaaatttataacagCGCAAGAActgagtctgacaaaagcattcacaccaatgagaggtgagaggtcAGAGGATGGTGGGTGTggctgagaggagggcgggacttgaaaacatctcttggcaatagtctcgtctcaagattttcttttataatagagagacataagtGTCAGGCAGAGCTATCAAGGCAGCACACGGCTGTGAATTAGGAGCACTGTTTCACTCTGCAAAAATCGCAGCTCGTTTTATTGACGGTCTATAAATTAAAGAACGTTTAAGAACCTTGTCAGTGGAACATCCCGCTCATCAATGGATGGAAGTTGAACATTGCCAATGTTGTATGATGGGAACAGACAGCAGTGTGACACAATGCCCTTCTCCACTGGCTGTTCTGGTTAATAAATTCACGCTGCCAGCGTTTTTTTCACAATGTCGTGGGTACTACGTCTGAAACTTCAACAACAGGAAGAACGACACACAGAAAGGTTTATCACTTAACTTACCCAAGTCGTCAGCCAGTCGCTTGCCATCCTCAGTGGGGATAACACGATCATCTTCCaggtcacacttgttcccaactAAAATCACCTGTGTGTTCTCCCACGAGTAAGTTTTGATCTGAGTTGCCCTGGGAGAGCAAAGGAAATATTGTGAGTACTTCCTCCTTCTACCAGTGTCACATGCAATGCTCTTCACAGACCAGCCGTTACCCGCAGACAGGAAGGCGTTCCATGTAGTGTGCGAGTTAATGAGAAAATTAGACCTAATAAGCTGTGTGACCGTGAGAAGAAGCCATGCGTCACACACTTCAGCAGTCCTAAATGGCTGAGCTAGCATTCTGTATCTAGCAGCAGCACTGCACCATTTTCACACTTTTACGGGCTAAACCTGCATGCCATACCCAAGTTTGATTGCAACGTAACCTGGAATCAAAAATGAGCTAAACATTCTTCATGAGTGAAAGGTTGCCAGCCATTCCTTGTCACCAGTTCCAGTTTATTTTCACCTCTCACACTAAATTGCCAGTCCTGAGTTTCGTCCTCTTTACACACTCATCCATTCACGATACACTTTCCAGCTTTAGCACGCGGCCACTGTTACACGCTCTTTGCACCATAAAATGACCTACCATTTATGAACACAGTGCAAGAAGGAGGTAAGTAGCCAACTTGAAATATCTTTTTAATGTGGCGATGTAGCATCCAATTTAGAGATCTGCACCGTTTAAGAAAATTAAAGAGCAATCGAGTGACAACCACAGAAGAACTTTGATTAATGACAAGATATTTCtgcatttacaaattaaaaaaaaaacaaaattaggtaaGGGTGATCGCCAATAATGCACATTTTTAAGAATGAGTGAAGAATTCTGTGAAAAACGTTGGACTTACCAGTCCTGAACAGCATTGAAGGAGTCCTGGTTAGTAATATCATACATGAGGAGGAAGCCCATTGCACCACGGTAGTAGGCTGTGGTGATGGTTCGGTATCTCTCCTGGCCTGCCGTGTCctacagatacaaaaaaataaagaaagaaaaacaatttgcCTCACCTCCCTCtcatattgctcagtttcgaggacacagacagcatttctgtaatatataacacCATttcacagtccctccctttcaaagatccaagaggacagtgggataaggatctctcactcaacatctcagaaaaggagtggaaagtagcgatgcagagaattcactcgagctccatatgcgcaaggtatacaattattcaactaataattacatatcgagcacatctctcttgtttaaaattgtccaaaatgtttccagcccaaaatccaacctgtgaacgctgcagtcgagctccagcctcactgggtcacatgtgtTGGGCCTGCACCACattaacatcatccatccatccattatccaacccgctatatcctaactacagggtcatgggggtctgctggagccaatcccagccaacacagggcacaaggcaggaaacaaaccccgggcagggcgccagcccaccgcagggcgcgtacacactaagcacacactaagcacacactagggacaatttagaattgccaatgcacctaacctgcatgtctttggactgtgggaggaaatccacgcagacacggggagaacatgcaaactccacacatggagaacccgggaagtgaacctcaggtctcctaactgtgaggcagcagcgccacccactgcgccactgtgagagttccaattttaaataaaatagtcGTGCAAAGCCTTTGAGACGGTGAGTTGTATGATTGTACCAGAGAAACAGAGTTAAGTACAAAATATTCAGCTCTGGAACGAAGGTAGAAATCAAGAATAATGAAACCAATGTGTATGTTTCTGAAATTCAGCAACGGATGTacgatttatttttaaaattaacttcaaTATTCCAGCCACCTAATAACAAAATGTTAGAGCACAAGAACCAGCAGAGTCCactgtatttttgtgtgtgtaagtgtgtttaGTGCACCTCAGCATTAGAAAGACAAAAGATAAGGATAATCAGAGTTGGCTGAGCACcagttaatttaataaaaaataaataaagagacgCTGAATGCACTGCTTCAAGCAATGAGTAACAATAAAACCAGCGCATGGTTTACTAATCTAAGTCTATCCATTTGAAAAATGATtgttacatatatacagtactagccgtcccccgtggccCCGTAgaagtgaaacgggacagtgaggagggtcctgcccggccCCCCactctccctcccctcggcccgtagcctctctctcggattagcgcaaatatctcgttcctgcaagtgaactaagaTTCTTagcgcaaaatcaactggaatgttcaagcaaattctagaaaaaatcccaatctaaatccgctaagtagttctctcattcgctagctaagtggcgGTAAGACACGCCCCAAGGCggcgtgagtgagaagggccccgcccccctcccctcggcctgccgCGTGTCTCTCGAATAATTCattcctgcaagtgaactctgattcttagtgcggtgagagaagttgcaaaatcaaccggaatgttcaagcaacttctagaaaaaagcccgatctaaatccgtgaagtagttctctcgtgaaaagcggacagacagacgttttatatatagagatatatatagcaggacaaacattaaatacacaaaatCAATATTCTGTTTAGTAATTATATCAGTGATAACAATAACTTTCTGAAACCTTTTTTAATACAATTCAGGCTTGTACCGTCCTTCATAAACGGTAGTTTATGTTAAGAAATTGTCCATTTTAGTGCgattttactttttccacattgcagCAAGTCTTAATGCTATGAGGCCCACTGTGTAGTTTGTTATGAAGTTACGTCACGTTTGGACACGCTGACAGATGTCTAATATAGGATGTCTGCTGAGCCTCAGGCGACTGCGTGGGCGTCACGACTTATTCTGAAGTTTGGACAGCATTAGCCGCCAGTGccgtttttgttttgttccaatAACTGAATGTGCTTAACTCAAAGTTAACGTGAGAGGTGGTCAAAATGGGCATAATCTGGTAAATTAGACAGTTTAAACAAAgcgccagaaaaagaaaaattgtcaataaaaacagaaaatatcgaAGGATACATAAGACTATAAATAGCAGCACAAGAAACACAGAGAACAAAGGTAATCCTGGCATAAATCGGTGAGGAATTGAAGGCGTCAAGTCTGTCTGAAGAGCAGCTGCCTCACAACAATGCACGCTGCTTCCTATTAAAGTCCCAGACAAGCCCTTCACACCACAGCATCAAACGCTGTCTACGTCACGTCAGCTGTaaaggccatccatccatccatccggtTTCTCACCCCGTTTTCCAGTGGAGGGTCCAAGGGAGTCGTTGCTTGTGCCAGGACAGTTCatgataatacagtatgtagGCCAAAGGTGCGATTTTGTGGTATTCCAAGTAGTACGTTTCTGCCATAGGGTAACATTCAGCCACACCAGATTAGAAGGTAGGCCAGAAAAGGATATCAAAAGTAGAAGGATAATCTCGACGCAATCACAGGTAGACGAGATGCTTCATATTAGGCAAACAGCTGCATGGCCACAAGAATCCACCGTCAAAAAGGCACATGGAAGACACGGTAGGAACACAAAGCAGAAGCAGTAGACTTAAACTGCGCCAGAGTGGCCATCAGGATAAGAGCCTTGCTTTATTGGTGGAGAGTGGAGTGGACCAGGAAAGGCCGCTTAGAGATATCGTAGAATGCCACAGAGAGGCGACTCCTGTAGCTAAATGAGATTCAGACCAGAAGAATAACCAGCTCTTTTGATTGGATTTTGACAGAGAGGGCAACTGTCAGGGTCTTAGCCAGACACGGTGGAGGGCACCTGCTCTATTTAGTGTGGGGTGTCGGTGGGACCTCTCAGGGAAAAGGACAGCAACTGAAGAGTACAAGACCTTGACATGCTGCAGTcaacatctctctgttataaaagaaaatctttggCCAAGAGATtatttcaagtcccgccctcctctcagctCTCATTGGtgggaatgcttttgtcagacacacacacttcctgcactctcagctcttataaattttaacattttcctcacgttaaattccaaataataaaagacgtgttatgtccaaatcttattgaagaatttcatcccaaagggttatcaacagaagaaatgagtacacgggcaatcctagagaaacgatgaagtcaaacgaattaacacgaaAAATGTCAATCGgctacacggcaaattggttaaatgcgtatcaatagactctgctggaacagttagtggtgatggtgaggaagatgaaaacatcgacTTACAATATCagcgaagaatatctacaacagttaacaccgtctggtcttcctttactgtagaaagaaggacgtatcgtagTGTTATtctgtaatttatgtctgagtgatgggctacgCAATAGGACGAGATTAGTTGGATTTAAAATTGGtccaacaattctgacatgtaaaattttaacaggcgacgaGAAAGGTCATGTAGTCcatcagacaccaaaggagatctcgatctgccattcatattaaaacgtttacagcttCCCGTTAGCTTTTGCTGTGacgattaacaaatcacagagacaaacattcgaaaaatcaggttatttattagagagaaagaaacaaaattcactcacaggcagttatacgttgagtTGTCACGATGAacgtccaaacacggaatcacaattcaatgcgatattgaggAAAAGTTCattcaaacatttgtttttactgaagttttacagtaaatgtgtatgtttaaaaagtatttacgtgttaatttcaaagctaaacagaacgaaaacgtataacgcaacatgaaacaattttctttcaatttattacgttggttaattactcgctgtaatgtaaaatagttagctctattatgcatatgtaacaattcccatgaaaataacaagtcaagtcaagtgaagttggggagcacacactgatacagcgcattgccgcacccactacacgacgaaacaaccccccaggcagacacgcagtccagtcccaccctccggaaatgaccctctgtctgctgcagccaggagtcacgtgggtgaccccttgcctggtccagccactcaggtccccaacaatgaggatcttacgagtcggatcaccctcgggtaatggcgccacatggcgtagtaccgtaactgacgctccctcacaatgcaggcaatgtgcctcattcgggactccatgagtgaCACAAAGTCTGGATTTCCCGGAGAGacacaaaggagtccagtcttcgtctcgggtcactggatagcgtccatgtctcgcaaccatatagcaaggcaggaagcaccaggactctaaagacttggaccttcatccttttgcagggatatcgggagcgccacacacccctttccagcgacatcatgaccccccatgctctcccgatccatctactgacttcataggaagagtcaccagagtgacatgaatgtcactgccaaggtaagtaataataataataattcattacatttatatagcgcttttctcagtactcaaagcgtatTCGTAAACCTTTCGACGAGGtcgacacactgctgatggcggTCATTAAAggccatgaaaataacaatctgtttaaattgtacatccgcatcgccgtacgcgagcggcagagctgCGAAGTGGCTAATGTATAGTGCCTgcaccgggggttggcgagcgaaacgagTAGGGTGCAGAGCCccctactttaaaaaaaacaaaaaggccagATTAACACAAAATACAAGCATGGAAGTGAAAGGGAGAACACAAAGTGAGTTTGCTGTTACCCAGAAGACCACTACACAGGCCAGCGGTGCTTTAGTGAAAGCTGACTGATGATAAAGCTGCCACTTTATGGATCTAACATGCCGAGTGTGCGTTAGGATGAATGGTGGCTGAATGTTCTCCCAGGGTTTGTGTTGGCTTTTCTTCAACATCTAAAAAATTCCAAATTTTCCCATGTGGATGTGGGCACGAGTTTGGCTCGGACTGTCCtgggatgtttcctgccttgtgctcagtattGCCAGGAAAGGTTCTGCAAATGATGCTGAACTGAATGAAGTGAGAATGACATGACATGAGTTTGTAAAGTCCAAACCAAAGCCAggggaaagaaaacaaacaaaaaaagaaaagaaggagtaataaaaacacacacgcaGACAATCCATCAGTCCGTTTACTGATCCCACTCAGTCCAGCTGTGTGGCTGTGGAGGACCCGAGACCACATTAACAGTTGTAGGGACCTGCCCTGAATGGGTGGAAGTAGAAATGACAAAGCCTTCAGTAGATCTTTGGTATGAGCAGATAAGAAGTGCCAGCAGGCAGTGCCAGCGTTTGTCTAACTAGAAGCCACGCCAGGAGGGGTGGAACTTGTGAACATTAAGAGACCGTGTCACTTGTGGAGAGCAGGTCATCCATTGTTAAAAAGCCTGGTTTTACCTGTAGTGCACAAACGTTTCCAACCCTGCCGGCCGCTCATACAGAGTAGATTTCATACGCTAGATGAAAAACTGGAAATAGCAGAGTAGTACAGGCACCAACTAATCTATGTGAGCGGGCACCAGGAAAAGCAAGGGCCACAATGGAGGAAGCCACGAAGCAGAGCACAGAGAATACAAAGAGGCCTGCGATGGAGACTGTCAGCAAACAAGTCAAGCACACGTGTAACACCACAAGAGGCGACTAACGCTtcggagaagagaaacagaggagCAGACACAAAGTGACCCACACATCCAATTCATAAAAGtcaaactgaaataaatgaatggcTGATCGCTATCGTCATGGCAACTGGCTCCAGACCCCGCTCATATTCTGGTAACTGAGCTTCTAGGCCCTTCTGTTCCACGCAGTTTGgcaacatcacaaaaaaaaaaaaaggcggggGGGAGCGGTTTCCACGGTAACCGCAGTTGACAAACTGCTAAAGATGGCTCGATCCCTGCCGCTAGGCCCATTTGCAGTGTGAGTGCCACGAGTCGGTCTATcagaagtaaaaattaaaattgtgtgTCAGTAATAAATGCTGGATGTTGGAGCAGACAGActggaaaacacattttcacggGATTCGAGATCTGGACGGCGGGCACCGCAGCACAAATGCAAGGCTAGAGACAGTCTCACGAACGCATGCATAATTTAGCAAGGACAGGCAACGTGTGATTAAGGCAGGCCATTAACTGATTTATCAGATCAGATCCAGGAGGTTGACATGCTATAAACCAGAAGACATTTGTCATGCCACTTTTAGAAACAACCAGTTCAttagatcccccccccccccccaaaagattTTTTGATATGCGACAGACCTCACATGAAAATGGCTCATTAATACaggatgtggaagaaaacattcatgaatGGAAGTTGTAAGCGGGTCTGTGCAGAATGTGAGCTCAGTGTCCATTCCCACGTCATCCGGCTGTAGACGGCCTTTTATTCGTAGGAAGAACAAAATTGAGGGGGCAGTTTGGGTCTTATAAGGAAGTAAGATTAGATCACGTTGTAGGCGTTCGGTGAGGCTGGGCATCGCCCTGCATTCCAGATGGATTGTCTGTCGGCCCGCAGGCTACCACAGTGATTGGAGGAGGTGGGGATCTCCAGCTTCAGAGCACTTGTGACTCTCTGATGTTCTGCAGAATCGGGGTCTTGGACTTGAAGAGGCCCAACAGGTTCAAAGCACTTTGACAGACTGACacaattgattaaattcatttttttcctcagaattctacacacaacaccccataatgacaacatgaaaaaagtttgaggtttttgcaaattcattaaaatttaaaaaattgagaaatcccatgtacataagtattcacagcctttgctcaatactttgtcgatgcacctttggcagcaattccagcctcaagtcttgttgaatatgatgccacaagcttggcacacctatccttggccagtttcgcccattgctctttgcagcacctctcaagctccatcaggttggatgggaagcgtcagtgcacagccattttaagatctctccagagatgttcaatcagattcaagtctgggctctggctggaccactcaaggacattcacagagttgtcctgaagccactcctttgatatcttggctgtgtgcttagggtcgttgtcctgctgaaagatgaactgtctgaggtcaagagagctctggagcaggttttcatccaggatgtctctgtacattgctgcagtcatctttccctttatcctgactagtctcccagttcctgccactgaaaaacattcccacagcatgatgctgccaccaccatgcttcactgtagggatggtgccaggattcctccaaacgtgacgcctggcattcacaccaaagagttcaatctttgtctcatcagaccagagaattttctttctcatggtctgagagtccttcaggtgccttttggcaaactccaggctggctgccatgtgccttttactaaggagtggcttccgtctg
The Erpetoichthys calabaricus chromosome 17, fErpCal1.3, whole genome shotgun sequence genome window above contains:
- the rab3db gene encoding RAB3D, member RAS oncogene family, b, giving the protein MASANDSRQTTKDAADQNFDFMFKLLIIGNSSVGKTSFLFRYADDTFTSAFVSTVGIDFKVKTVYRNEKRVKLQIWDTAGQERYRTITTAYYRGAMGFLLMYDITNQDSFNAVQDWATQIKTYSWENTQVILVGNKCDLEDDRVIPTEDGKRLADDLGFVFFEASAKDNINVKQVFERLVDIIFEKMNESVDANQSIVSNSKPSPLSEHPPPSQSGCSC